The Mycolicibacterium smegmatis genome has a window encoding:
- a CDS encoding PucR family transcriptional regulator — translation MHNRLEGEGLPGVTACLADLETIATAYVRQVRTLTGYANSVVSDDDLHQTARTTLRLLFEMIKGEDRLAELQEYSENIGRRRARQQVPLESLLRAVRMDFPFIWEALSAHTAGGASAISDSVVWIWNAVERHTTNVQTGYLDEISRVNAELELERNFLLRQLLSEGSRDPQLHRQAAAALGLPADGEFVVVVSGDQYPNEFARSIAHCAPRSPVLQLEGVEFAILTADALQPEAARVLLDIPAGISPPASGLSEIAGMWHLARELSGWAEPGRAATVALHWDKIAAQRLGVVGTAFVRQALAQLSSLPPRDQTLLTDTLRIYLDTGSVTETARRLYCHRNTVINRLARVTSSTGLDPAVPRDAGALRLLLAVDAAAD, via the coding sequence ATGCACAACCGGCTGGAGGGCGAGGGTCTGCCCGGGGTGACCGCCTGCCTCGCGGATCTCGAGACCATCGCCACTGCTTACGTCCGGCAGGTCCGCACCCTCACCGGCTATGCGAACTCGGTGGTCAGCGATGACGACCTGCACCAGACCGCCCGCACAACGCTGCGACTGCTGTTCGAGATGATCAAGGGCGAGGACCGATTGGCAGAACTGCAGGAGTACTCCGAGAACATCGGCCGCCGCCGCGCACGCCAGCAGGTTCCGCTCGAGTCACTCCTGCGCGCGGTACGAATGGATTTCCCCTTCATCTGGGAGGCGCTGTCGGCACACACCGCGGGCGGCGCGTCGGCCATCTCGGACTCTGTCGTGTGGATCTGGAACGCCGTCGAACGACACACCACCAACGTGCAGACCGGCTACCTCGACGAAATATCGAGGGTGAACGCCGAACTCGAACTGGAGCGCAACTTCCTGCTCCGGCAACTGCTCAGTGAGGGCAGCCGAGACCCACAGCTCCATCGGCAGGCGGCCGCCGCACTCGGTCTGCCTGCCGACGGCGAATTCGTCGTGGTCGTGTCAGGGGACCAGTACCCCAACGAATTCGCACGGTCGATCGCCCACTGCGCCCCTCGGTCACCGGTACTACAGCTCGAAGGTGTCGAGTTCGCCATCCTCACCGCAGACGCGTTGCAACCTGAGGCAGCGAGGGTTCTGCTCGACATCCCGGCTGGGATCTCGCCTCCCGCGAGCGGCCTCTCCGAGATAGCCGGCATGTGGCACCTCGCGCGTGAACTGTCCGGGTGGGCTGAACCCGGCCGCGCCGCCACAGTGGCCCTGCACTGGGACAAGATCGCCGCACAGCGCCTGGGCGTCGTCGGAACAGCTTTTGTCAGACAGGCTTTGGCCCAGCTGTCGTCACTGCCTCCGCGCGATCAGACCTTGCTCACGGACACGCTGCGCATCTATCTCGACACCGGTTCCGTCACCGAGACCGCTCGCAGGCTCTACTGCCATCGCAACACCGTCATCAACCGACTGGCCAGGGTGACCAGCAGTACCGGCCTCGACCCGGCAGTCCCTCGCGATGCGGGCGCGTTGCGACTGCTGCTGGCGGTCGACGCAGCCGCCGACTGA
- a CDS encoding MFS transporter, protein MNRVTDEAVELSGSDARRIAFAAFVGTALEWYDYFLFGTAAALVFNRLFFTDLDPAAATLASFATFGVGFAARPIGAVIFGYIGDRYGRRPALLATIIMIGCATGLVGVLPDYAAVGIAAPAMLAILRLVQGLAVGGEWGGATTMAIEHSPIKQRGRFAALVQIGSPVGTLVSSGAFALVLMLPSESFDSWGWRLPFLAAFPLLGVALWIRLTMEESPVFKRLAELEAAAEVPVLQLVRNAGGRLLVAVAAALLGVGGFYIMTTFVVSYGSNVLAVDRQVMVNATLVAAVLQIAVTIFAGRLSERFGPGRMTVAGAVTTAVAAFPLFWLIDTRNAWAITAAVACGIALITLAYAVTGALLAELFPPALRYSGVSLGYNLAGALSGFLPLIATALLAVGDGASWPAALVLIGICAITAIGGLAGERMRLRHDPVEHQPATS, encoded by the coding sequence ATGAATCGTGTCACCGATGAAGCGGTGGAGCTTTCCGGCAGCGACGCCAGACGCATCGCGTTTGCGGCGTTCGTCGGCACAGCGCTCGAGTGGTACGACTACTTCCTGTTCGGCACAGCGGCAGCGCTGGTGTTCAACAGGCTGTTCTTCACCGACCTGGACCCTGCGGCCGCGACGTTGGCGTCGTTCGCAACCTTCGGCGTCGGCTTCGCCGCGCGGCCGATAGGCGCGGTCATCTTCGGTTACATCGGCGACCGGTACGGGAGGCGACCGGCGCTGTTGGCGACCATCATCATGATCGGTTGTGCGACAGGGCTGGTGGGCGTTCTGCCCGACTATGCCGCCGTCGGGATCGCCGCTCCGGCCATGCTCGCGATACTGCGTCTGGTACAGGGTCTCGCCGTCGGCGGCGAGTGGGGCGGTGCCACCACCATGGCCATCGAACACTCACCGATCAAGCAACGCGGTCGGTTCGCCGCGCTGGTTCAGATCGGCTCGCCTGTCGGCACTCTGGTCTCGTCCGGGGCGTTCGCCCTGGTGCTCATGCTGCCATCGGAGTCGTTCGATTCGTGGGGCTGGCGACTGCCATTCCTGGCCGCGTTCCCGCTGCTCGGCGTGGCGCTGTGGATCCGGCTGACGATGGAGGAGTCGCCGGTGTTCAAGCGTCTCGCCGAGCTGGAAGCCGCGGCCGAGGTGCCCGTACTCCAGCTCGTGCGCAACGCCGGTGGCCGGCTTCTGGTTGCCGTGGCGGCCGCGTTGCTCGGCGTGGGTGGCTTCTACATCATGACGACGTTCGTCGTCAGTTACGGCAGTAACGTGCTGGCGGTCGACCGTCAGGTGATGGTGAACGCGACGCTGGTGGCCGCGGTACTGCAGATCGCGGTGACCATCTTCGCCGGGCGCCTCTCTGAGAGGTTCGGCCCCGGCCGGATGACCGTCGCCGGGGCGGTGACGACCGCAGTTGCGGCATTCCCCCTGTTCTGGCTGATCGACACCCGCAACGCCTGGGCCATCACTGCGGCAGTCGCGTGCGGTATCGCCTTGATCACGCTGGCCTACGCAGTGACGGGAGCGCTTCTGGCCGAGCTGTTTCCGCCTGCGTTGCGGTACAGCGGCGTGTCGCTGGGATACAACCTCGCTGGAGCGCTGAGTGGTTTCCTGCCGTTGATCGCCACGGCTCTGCTCGCGGTCGGCGACGGCGCCTCCTGGCCCGCCGCCCTGGTGCTCATCGGCATCTGTGCCATCACCGCCATCGGCGGGTTGGCCGGCGAACGCATGCGACTGCGCCACGACCCGGTCGAGCACCAACCGGCGACTTCCTGA
- a CDS encoding formamidase: MTGLDGLNPTPGALVLGLVQARVPVIKEPGDLKSTAERLAGMVVGAKKGMPSIDLVVMPEYSINGLDPDTWLDDSLLCDRNGPEMTLLADACRDAGVWGCFSIMERNPGGAPWNSGIIIDDHGEERLYYRKMHPWVPAEPWAPGDLGVPVCDGPSGSRLALIICHDGMLPEMAREAAYKGANVILRTAGYTYPIQHSWRITNQTNAFHNLAYTASVALAGPDQNNIWSQGEAMVCDVDGTILVSGDGTPDRIVTAEVVPSRADEARRTWGVENNIYQLGHRGYTAVTGGAQDCPYTFMQDLVARTYRLPWEDEVRHVDGTGAGWGAPETVRAK; the protein is encoded by the coding sequence ATGACCGGGCTCGACGGATTGAACCCGACTCCGGGCGCACTCGTCCTGGGTCTCGTGCAGGCGCGAGTTCCGGTCATCAAAGAGCCCGGTGACCTCAAGTCGACGGCCGAACGTCTCGCGGGGATGGTCGTCGGCGCCAAGAAAGGCATGCCGTCGATCGACCTGGTGGTCATGCCCGAATACAGCATCAACGGCCTCGACCCCGACACCTGGCTCGACGACTCTCTGCTGTGCGACCGAAACGGACCGGAGATGACCCTGCTGGCCGATGCCTGTCGGGACGCCGGCGTCTGGGGATGCTTCTCGATCATGGAGCGCAATCCCGGTGGAGCACCGTGGAATTCCGGCATCATCATCGACGATCACGGTGAAGAGAGACTCTACTACCGGAAGATGCACCCGTGGGTGCCTGCCGAACCGTGGGCACCCGGCGACCTCGGCGTCCCCGTGTGCGACGGCCCTTCGGGGTCACGACTCGCGCTGATCATCTGCCACGACGGCATGCTGCCCGAGATGGCACGTGAGGCGGCATACAAGGGCGCCAACGTGATCCTGCGCACGGCCGGCTACACCTATCCGATCCAGCACTCATGGCGGATCACCAACCAGACCAACGCCTTTCACAACTTAGCTTACACGGCGTCGGTTGCCTTAGCAGGTCCCGACCAGAACAACATCTGGTCGCAGGGCGAGGCGATGGTCTGCGATGTCGACGGCACGATCCTCGTGTCCGGAGACGGCACACCGGACCGGATCGTGACCGCCGAGGTCGTTCCCTCCCGCGCCGACGAGGCACGACGGACCTGGGGCGTGGAGAACAACATCTACCAACTCGGCCACCGCGGATATACCGCCGTGACGGGTGGCGCCCAGGACTGCCCGTACACCTTCATGCAGGACCTGGTGGCCAGGACTTACCGGTTGCCATGGGAGGACGAGGTGCGGCACGTGGACGGCACGGGAGCGGGCTGGGGCGCGCCGGAGACCGTGCGGGCGAAGTAG
- a CDS encoding 5-oxoprolinase subunit PxpA has protein sequence MTVIDLNADLGESFGVYTYGADAEMMPLITSANIACGGHGGDPAVMRTSVALAHAHDVAVGAHVGLPDRLGFGRREIPTTAQEAYDLCLYQVGALDGFLRAQGTAMQHLKLHGSLYMMANRDRDLAEAVCAAVTALDPALLIYVLPGSALHTTAVETGLTPVIEIFADRPYRDGVVQMYDRTAELIGGPDQVVTRTLSQLAAISETTGTDVHLTVCVHSDTPGAPALLAAVRSALTAEGHTFRSPTEPASATTRKPILTAALGGE, from the coding sequence GTGACCGTCATCGACCTCAACGCCGACCTCGGGGAGAGCTTCGGCGTCTACACCTACGGTGCTGACGCCGAGATGATGCCGTTGATCACCTCGGCCAACATCGCCTGCGGTGGCCACGGCGGCGACCCGGCCGTCATGCGCACCAGCGTCGCGCTCGCCCACGCGCACGACGTGGCTGTCGGTGCCCACGTGGGGCTTCCGGACCGCTTGGGGTTCGGCAGGAGAGAAATCCCGACGACCGCGCAGGAGGCGTACGACCTCTGTCTGTATCAGGTCGGTGCCCTGGACGGCTTCCTCCGCGCGCAGGGTACTGCCATGCAACATCTCAAACTGCACGGATCGCTCTACATGATGGCCAACCGGGACCGCGACCTCGCCGAAGCCGTGTGCGCTGCCGTCACCGCACTCGACCCTGCGTTGCTGATCTACGTGCTGCCAGGTTCCGCACTGCACACCACGGCCGTGGAGACCGGCCTGACGCCGGTGATCGAGATCTTCGCCGACCGCCCGTACCGCGACGGCGTCGTCCAGATGTACGACCGCACGGCCGAACTCATCGGTGGCCCCGACCAGGTGGTCACGCGCACACTCTCACAGTTGGCGGCCATCAGCGAAACCACCGGCACCGATGTTCACCTGACCGTGTGCGTCCACAGCGACACCCCTGGCGCCCCTGCGCTACTCGCCGCGGTACGCAGCGCCCTCACCGCCGAGGGCCACACGTTCCGGTCGCCCACCGAACCGGCGTCAGCGACGACGCGAAAACCCATCCTGACCGCCGCCCTCGGCGGCGAATAG
- a CDS encoding cytosine permease, with product MTTSRPISASSHTPPRDEPLHLESEFEDQPVPQSHRRSTLSISAVWFGFPMVLTCAIFGGTIVYGLGFWKGVLAIVVGNAVLFGYVGALSYLAGKTGKNFALSAAETFGQHGSKIVTGFLATVVIGWFAFQTGLTGATLNLSLGWSETLIVLIAGLLYIGVTFIGIRALTVIGMIAAPLFIVLGVTAVFLVTRDDGWGAIASYEGAGTGATVLSIGAAVTVVVASFIDSGTMTADFTRWSKGGKEAVIAAFSAFPVANLIAMLTGAVIVAAGGALNPATDGGDFLPILVDHGAILTVLAVIFVFVNLGSVCSHCLYNGAVGWSQLVGSRMRILTLVLGALGLAIALAGVWSHFPTWLNLLGIFVPSIGAVVIVDQLLTRRACSRRAATLRAEPFAAWIIGAACAYATHHWAPQLSEAVAGMVCAAVAYLLIDMVSGRRSSAENADSTVSEVVA from the coding sequence ATGACAACATCCCGTCCCATCAGCGCCTCATCACACACACCGCCACGAGACGAACCACTGCACCTGGAATCGGAATTCGAAGACCAGCCGGTCCCGCAGTCACACCGGCGCTCCACGTTGTCGATCTCGGCCGTGTGGTTCGGCTTTCCCATGGTGCTCACGTGCGCCATCTTCGGCGGAACCATCGTCTACGGACTCGGTTTCTGGAAAGGCGTACTGGCGATCGTCGTCGGCAACGCCGTTCTGTTCGGCTACGTCGGCGCGCTGTCGTATCTCGCAGGCAAGACCGGCAAGAACTTCGCACTGAGCGCGGCCGAAACCTTCGGACAACACGGTTCGAAGATCGTCACCGGGTTTCTCGCCACCGTCGTGATCGGATGGTTCGCCTTCCAAACCGGGCTCACCGGAGCAACTCTCAACCTGTCCCTGGGCTGGAGCGAAACACTGATCGTGCTGATCGCCGGGCTCCTCTACATCGGGGTCACGTTCATCGGCATACGCGCGCTGACCGTCATCGGGATGATCGCCGCGCCACTGTTCATCGTGCTGGGCGTCACGGCCGTCTTCCTCGTCACCCGCGACGACGGTTGGGGCGCAATCGCCTCCTACGAAGGCGCCGGAACCGGTGCGACCGTGCTGTCGATCGGCGCCGCGGTGACCGTCGTGGTCGCCAGCTTCATCGACTCGGGCACCATGACCGCGGACTTCACCCGTTGGTCCAAAGGCGGAAAGGAAGCTGTCATCGCGGCTTTCAGCGCCTTCCCGGTCGCCAACCTCATCGCCATGCTCACCGGCGCGGTGATCGTTGCCGCAGGCGGCGCCCTCAACCCGGCCACCGACGGCGGCGACTTCCTGCCGATCCTCGTCGACCACGGCGCGATCCTGACGGTCCTCGCGGTGATTTTCGTGTTCGTCAACCTCGGATCCGTCTGCTCACACTGCCTGTACAACGGCGCCGTGGGGTGGAGTCAGCTCGTCGGCTCCAGGATGCGCATCCTCACCCTCGTGCTGGGCGCCCTCGGATTGGCGATCGCACTGGCCGGAGTGTGGAGCCACTTCCCCACCTGGCTGAACCTCCTGGGCATCTTCGTCCCGTCGATCGGCGCCGTCGTGATCGTCGACCAGCTGCTTACGCGTCGCGCATGTTCGCGTAGGGCGGCAACGTTGCGGGCAGAGCCCTTCGCCGCCTGGATCATCGGCGCGGCCTGCGCGTACGCCACACATCACTGGGCTCCTCAGTTGAGCGAGGCCGTGGCCGGAATGGTCTGCGCCGCAGTCGCATACCTCCTGATCGACATGGTATCGGGTCGCCGGAGCTCCGCCGAGAACGCGGATTCCACGGTGAGCGAGGTGGTCGCATGA
- a CDS encoding amidase family protein, which yields MVSHSKDSAETPTLAESVYQRIRRNILEGRIMPGTRVSIRSLAESVGVSTMPTREALKRLSFEGLVEYDRRAVTISTLSPKAIRELFTIRLRLELLATEWALPRLDAETTVALRSVLDRMIVPGISAITWRELNREFHQTFCSCGDSRYLLELIHNIWDRIQPYMAIYASAMHDFTEADRQHEHMYQLMLARDLDGLLDATTRHLEHTAEAIVSALGADTTTGRGNNVNYEELSISSFHRLVESGGATSADLTAWYLDRIATLDSIDNPDGPQLNSVVTVNPAALDEARALDEKYARTGTLVGPLHGVPILIKDQGETKGIPTAFGSTAFADYIPDTDATVVDRLRRAGAVILGKTAMCDFAAGWFSFSSRTDHTKNPYDLDRETGGSSAGTAAAVTANLCLVGIGEDTGGSIRLPSSFTNLFGLRVTTGLVSRTGFSPLVHFQDTPGPMARNVSDLAAVLDVIVGYDPTDSYTALATSGPEVGDYGEALDGVDADTLSGFRVGVLTDAFGAGDDQELTNSVVRAAIDRLRHHGTGVVDGIVLGNLETWVAETSLYTIQSKFDLEKFLGSRRHTGPTTIREIVDHGDFHPLTDLLADIADGPSNPEDHPEYFKKRTRQEDWRRTLLAKMAEAEIDFLVYPTVQVPAPTRADLAAKRWTALNFPTNTIIASQTSLPAMSIPVGFTDSGLPVGLEVVGRPLTERALLRFARAWELAEAPRRQPQIEASKARVTM from the coding sequence TTGGTATCACACAGCAAAGACTCGGCGGAGACGCCCACTCTCGCCGAGAGCGTCTACCAGCGAATCCGGCGCAACATCCTCGAAGGCCGGATCATGCCGGGCACACGGGTGTCCATTCGTTCGCTCGCCGAATCGGTCGGAGTGTCGACGATGCCGACCCGCGAGGCGCTCAAACGTCTGAGCTTCGAGGGCCTGGTCGAGTACGACCGGCGCGCGGTCACGATAAGTACGTTGTCGCCGAAGGCCATTCGCGAACTTTTCACGATCCGCCTACGGCTTGAGCTGCTCGCGACCGAATGGGCGCTGCCTCGGCTCGACGCCGAGACGACCGTGGCGTTGCGCTCGGTTCTCGACCGGATGATTGTCCCGGGAATCAGCGCCATCACCTGGCGCGAGCTCAACCGTGAGTTCCACCAGACGTTCTGCAGCTGCGGCGACAGCCGTTACCTTCTGGAACTGATCCACAACATCTGGGATCGCATCCAGCCGTACATGGCGATCTACGCGTCGGCGATGCACGACTTCACCGAAGCCGACCGTCAGCACGAGCACATGTATCAGCTGATGCTCGCACGAGACCTCGACGGCCTTCTCGATGCCACGACCCGGCACCTCGAGCACACCGCAGAAGCCATCGTCAGCGCACTGGGCGCCGACACAACCACCGGCAGGGGGAACAACGTGAACTACGAGGAGCTTTCGATCAGCTCTTTCCACCGACTCGTCGAATCCGGCGGGGCCACCAGCGCCGATCTCACCGCCTGGTATTTGGATCGCATCGCAACACTCGACTCCATCGACAATCCCGACGGTCCCCAGCTCAACTCGGTCGTGACCGTCAACCCCGCAGCGCTCGACGAAGCTCGCGCGCTCGACGAAAAGTACGCACGCACGGGCACCCTCGTCGGCCCGTTGCACGGCGTGCCGATCCTGATCAAGGACCAGGGTGAAACCAAAGGTATCCCCACGGCATTCGGATCGACCGCGTTCGCGGACTACATCCCGGATACCGATGCCACCGTGGTCGACCGCCTGCGCAGGGCCGGCGCGGTGATCCTCGGCAAGACCGCCATGTGCGACTTCGCCGCAGGATGGTTCTCCTTCTCCTCACGCACCGACCACACAAAGAACCCGTACGACCTCGATCGTGAGACCGGAGGCTCGAGCGCGGGCACCGCTGCGGCAGTGACCGCCAACCTCTGCCTCGTCGGCATCGGAGAGGACACCGGCGGATCGATCCGCCTGCCGTCATCGTTCACAAACCTCTTCGGGCTGCGGGTCACCACCGGGCTGGTCTCCAGAACCGGGTTCTCGCCACTGGTGCACTTCCAGGACACCCCAGGACCCATGGCGCGCAACGTATCCGACCTTGCTGCGGTGCTGGACGTCATCGTCGGCTACGACCCCACCGACTCGTACACCGCACTGGCGACCTCCGGTCCCGAAGTCGGTGACTACGGTGAGGCCCTCGACGGCGTCGACGCCGACACGCTGTCCGGTTTCCGCGTCGGGGTACTGACCGACGCATTCGGGGCCGGCGACGACCAGGAACTGACGAACAGTGTCGTGCGCGCTGCCATCGATCGCCTACGACACCACGGAACAGGCGTGGTCGACGGCATCGTGCTCGGCAATCTCGAAACCTGGGTGGCCGAGACCTCGCTGTACACCATCCAATCCAAGTTCGACCTCGAGAAGTTCCTGGGGTCCCGCAGGCACACAGGACCGACGACGATCCGCGAAATCGTCGATCACGGAGACTTCCACCCGCTCACCGACCTGTTGGCCGACATCGCCGACGGACCGTCAAACCCCGAAGATCATCCCGAGTACTTCAAGAAGCGGACGCGCCAGGAGGATTGGCGACGCACGTTGCTCGCGAAGATGGCCGAAGCCGAGATCGACTTCCTCGTCTACCCCACCGTTCAGGTGCCTGCACCGACCCGAGCCGATCTCGCCGCGAAACGCTGGACCGCACTGAACTTCCCCACCAACACCATCATCGCGTCGCAGACGTCGTTGCCCGCGATGAGCATTCCCGTCGGCTTCACCGACTCAGGCTTGCCGGTGGGGCTGGAAGTCGTCGGACGACCGCTCACCGAGCGTGCGCTCCTGCGGTTCGCGCGCGCCTGGGAACTGGCCGAGGCGCCCCGCCGCCAGCCCCAGATCGAGGCATCGAAAGCGCGGGTGACGATGTGA
- a CDS encoding MFS transporter: MASIDSTVVNVTTVSIGESFGSTTAMLTWIVDAYVLTYASLLLLGGSLATSFGSRRLYMLGMGVFFAASLGCAVAPSPVFLIGARAVQGIGAAMFMPSSLSLLIAQFTEPSRRARMLGLWSAMVATAAAIGPSLGGVLIGSFGWRSIFLINIPVVVVGMALTLRVVPRVSGTRQRVSPVGHLTMLGGVGAAAFLLIQGHSSGFRSPVSVIVAAVVVISGGVLLVQQRRTVNPVVPWDLFRGRVFSTVNAVGFLYSGALYGCLYAMGLFFQNARHVSPMEAGLQLLPMTMCFPLGNILYTRIHHRISNAAIMSVCLSVAGVATLLLIGVDRETPYWLLALVLGIANSGAGLVTASMTAATVAAAGDRHANHAGAILNANRQLGVLVGVAIVGLIVEYNASWDSGLPVVAAVIASAYIAAGFAASTLIRSRESRESSSRKRADLGARHASAGAQKHVAETHCGAP, encoded by the coding sequence ATGGCGTCGATCGATTCGACGGTCGTCAACGTCACAACGGTGTCCATCGGCGAGAGCTTCGGCAGCACCACGGCGATGCTGACCTGGATTGTCGACGCATATGTGCTGACATACGCGTCTCTGTTGCTCCTGGGTGGCAGCTTGGCGACCTCCTTCGGCAGCCGACGGCTCTACATGCTGGGCATGGGGGTGTTTTTCGCAGCGTCCTTGGGATGTGCGGTGGCACCTTCGCCGGTATTTCTCATCGGCGCCCGTGCAGTACAGGGCATCGGTGCGGCCATGTTCATGCCCAGCTCACTGTCACTGCTGATCGCCCAGTTCACCGAACCGTCGCGCCGCGCCCGGATGTTGGGCCTGTGGTCCGCGATGGTGGCGACTGCCGCGGCGATCGGCCCTTCCCTCGGCGGCGTTCTGATCGGTTCTTTCGGGTGGCGCAGCATCTTCTTGATCAACATTCCCGTCGTAGTCGTCGGAATGGCACTCACTTTGAGGGTCGTCCCGAGGGTTTCGGGAACACGACAACGTGTCTCGCCCGTAGGTCATCTGACGATGTTGGGTGGTGTCGGGGCGGCGGCCTTCCTGCTCATCCAAGGGCACAGCAGCGGTTTCCGTTCACCGGTCAGCGTCATCGTTGCAGCAGTCGTGGTCATCAGTGGAGGGGTGCTCCTTGTGCAGCAGCGGCGCACCGTCAATCCCGTTGTGCCCTGGGATCTCTTCCGTGGTCGAGTGTTCTCCACTGTCAACGCGGTCGGCTTTCTCTACAGTGGGGCCTTGTACGGCTGTCTGTACGCGATGGGACTGTTCTTCCAGAACGCCCGCCATGTTTCGCCGATGGAAGCGGGCCTGCAGCTGCTGCCGATGACGATGTGTTTTCCACTGGGCAACATCCTCTACACCCGCATCCACCACCGAATCAGCAACGCGGCCATCATGAGTGTCTGTTTGTCGGTCGCCGGCGTAGCGACACTGCTTCTGATCGGCGTCGATCGGGAGACGCCGTACTGGCTTCTCGCGCTCGTGCTGGGGATCGCCAACAGTGGAGCGGGACTTGTCACGGCGTCCATGACCGCCGCGACGGTCGCCGCCGCAGGCGACCGTCACGCCAATCACGCCGGCGCGATCTTGAACGCCAACCGTCAGTTGGGGGTGCTGGTCGGTGTTGCGATCGTGGGGCTCATCGTCGAGTACAACGCTTCGTGGGATAGCGGCCTCCCCGTCGTCGCAGCGGTCATCGCCTCGGCTTACATTGCTGCGGGTTTTGCGGCAAGCACTCTGATCAGGTCGAGGGAGTCGAGAGAATCGTCTTCGCGGAAGCGCGCCGATCTGGGGGCACGCCACGCATCTGCAGGGGCGCAAAAGCACGTTGCGGAAACACATTGTGGCGCCCCGTGA
- a CDS encoding HNH endonuclease signature motif containing protein, with translation MTSAATSPAAQPTPVERLEVLFDALAELTGQRNAIDAKIVQIVAEIDRDGLWGATGARSISALVAWKTGASERNAKAIAAVAHRAEEFPRCVQGLGEGRLSLDQVGVIAEGAADGSDEHYAALASVATVSQLRKAISLEPKPEPEPKPEPRRSIRTNPGDGYTTYHITLPRSEAAKFDTALEASHEGLIARWEREQDPGDPAVPMPDHVDAFMALVETGWDREATRRPHGQHTAVAVHVDLKSKVAALHLGPLLGDDERRLLTCDATCEVWFELRGRVIGTGRATRTVNRRLRRALEHRDRCCVVPGCSATRGLHAHHLVHWEDGGLTEMANLVLLCPYHHRAHHRGLITITGPADQLTVTDDRGRLLTNQSLARTPTTPPPTVPPCPGPLGERAQWWWYQPFGPQPPPSAN, from the coding sequence ATGACGTCGGCAGCGACTTCTCCTGCTGCTCAACCAACTCCGGTTGAGCGGTTGGAGGTGCTGTTCGATGCGTTGGCGGAGTTGACGGGTCAGCGTAATGCGATCGACGCGAAGATTGTGCAGATCGTGGCCGAGATCGATCGTGACGGGTTGTGGGGCGCCACGGGTGCCCGGTCGATTTCGGCGTTGGTGGCGTGGAAGACCGGAGCCTCGGAACGTAACGCCAAGGCGATCGCCGCGGTCGCACACCGCGCCGAGGAGTTTCCGCGGTGTGTGCAGGGTTTGGGTGAGGGGCGGCTGTCGTTGGATCAGGTCGGGGTGATCGCCGAGGGCGCAGCCGACGGATCCGATGAGCATTACGCCGCATTGGCGTCGGTGGCCACGGTCAGCCAGTTGCGCAAAGCGATCAGCCTCGAACCCAAACCGGAACCCGAACCGAAACCTGAACCGCGGCGGTCGATCAGAACGAATCCGGGCGACGGGTACACGACGTACCACATCACGTTGCCGCGGTCGGAGGCGGCGAAGTTCGACACCGCGCTGGAGGCCAGCCACGAGGGGTTGATCGCCCGGTGGGAACGTGAGCAGGATCCCGGTGACCCGGCGGTGCCTATGCCCGATCATGTGGATGCGTTCATGGCTCTGGTCGAGACCGGCTGGGACCGCGAGGCCACCCGGCGCCCGCACGGTCAGCACACCGCGGTGGCGGTGCACGTGGATCTGAAGAGCAAGGTGGCCGCCCTGCATCTGGGGCCGCTACTCGGCGATGACGAGCGCCGCTTGCTGACCTGTGATGCGACTTGTGAGGTGTGGTTCGAACTCCGGGGCCGGGTGATCGGCACCGGGCGGGCCACCCGCACGGTCAACCGCCGGCTGCGCCGCGCCCTGGAGCATCGCGACCGGTGTTGTGTGGTGCCCGGATGCAGCGCAACCCGCGGTCTGCACGCCCACCACCTGGTTCACTGGGAAGACGGCGGACTGACCGAGATGGCCAATCTTGTGCTGCTGTGCCCCTATCACCACCGCGCGCATCATCGGGGCCTGATCACCATCACCGGACCGGCCGATCAGCTCACCGTCACCGACGACAGAGGCCGCTTGTTGACCAACCAGTCGCTGGCCCGCACCCCCACCACGCCACCGCCGACAGTCCCACCGTGTCCGGGCCCGCTCGGCGAACGCGCCCAATGGTGGTGGTACCAACCCTTCGGACCCCAACCACCACCGTCAGCCAACTAG